The following are encoded in a window of Sminthopsis crassicaudata isolate SCR6 chromosome 5, ASM4859323v1, whole genome shotgun sequence genomic DNA:
- the DYRK2 gene encoding dual specificity tyrosine-phosphorylation-regulated kinase 2 isoform X2, translating to MLTRKPAAASAAYPAGRGGESNVRQLQGSPGLGAGAPRTGVGTGTQSSPLTLPPLRSSNTTASAVAHAIAGSKHVMNDHLVLGSHAQLQVQQLFEDNSNKRTVLTTQPNGLTTVGKTGLPLVQDRQLDSVHRRQGSSNSLKSVEGTGKVKAASMTPEQAMKQYVLKLTAFEHHEIFSYPEIYFLGPNAKKRQGTTGGPNNGGYDDDQGSYVQVPHDHIAYRYEVLKVIGKGSFGQVVKAYDHKVHQHVALKMVRNEKRFHRQAAEEIRILEHLRKQDKDNNMNVIHMLENFTFRNHICMTFELLSMNLYELIKKNKFQGFSLPLVRKFAHSILQCLDALHKNRIIHCDLKPENILLKQQGRSGIKVIDFGSSCYEHQRVYTYIQSRFYRAPEVILGARYGMPIDMWSLGCILAELLTGYPLLPGEDEGDQLACMIELLGMPAPKLLDASKRAKNFVSSKGYPRYCTVTTLSDGSIILNGGRSRRGKLRGPPESREWGTALKGCDDPLFLDFLKQCLEWDPAIRMTPGQALRHPWLRRRLPKPPTGEKTAAKRITESAGAITSISKLPPPSSSASKLRTNLAQMTDANGNIQQRTVLPKLVS from the exons ATGTTAACCAGGAAACCTGCTGCCGCTTCTGCCGCCTATCCAGCTg GCAGAGGAGGGGAAAGCAACGTCCGTCAGCTGCAAGGTTCGCCAGGACTCGGAGCTGGGGCTCCCCGGACCGGAGTGGGGACTGGCACCCAGTCCTCCCCCCTCACCCTGCCGCCTCTCAGGTCCAGCAACACTACGGCGTCTGCCGTTGCCCATGCG ATTGCTGGTAGCAAGCACGTTATGAATGATCACCTGGTCCTTGGCAGCCACGCACAACTCCAGGTACAGCAGCTTTTTGAAGATAATAGTAATAAGAGGACAGTTCTTACTACACAACCAAACGGGCTTACAACAGTTGGTAAAACTGGATTGCCACTAGTACAAGACAGACAATTGGACAGCGTTCATAGACGGCAAGGGAGCTCCAACTCTTTGAAGTCTGTAGAAGGAACTGGAAAAGTGAAAGCCGCCTCTATGACACCGGAACAGGCAATGAAGCAATATGTGCTAAAGCTAACAGCCTTCGAACACCATGAGATTTTTAGTTACCCTGAAATATACTTTTTGGGTCCAAACGCAAAGAAACGCCAAGGCACGACAGGCGGGCCAAACAATGGTGGCTATGATGATGACCAGGGCTCTTATGTGCAAGTGCCTCACGATCACATTGCTTATAGGTACGAAGTCCTAAAGGTCATAGGGAAAGGTAGCTTTGGACAAGTGGTGAAGGCCTATGACCACAAAGTGCATCAACACGTGGCCCTCAAGATGGTGAGGAACGAAAAGCGTTTCCACCGGCAGGCTGCAGAGGAAATCCGGATCCTGGAGCATCTGCGGAAACAGGACAAGGATAACAACATGAACGTCATCCACATGCTGGAGAACTTCACTTTCCGCAATCACATATGCATGACCTTTGAGTTACTGAGTATGAACCTCTATGAGCtgatcaagaaaaacaaatttcaggGCTTCAGCTTGCCCCTGGTTCGAAAATTTGCCCATTCGATTTTGCAGTGCTTAGATGCTTTACACAAAAATAGAATCATTCACTGTGACCTTAAACCCGAGAACATCTTATTAAAGCAACAGGGTAGGAGTGGTATTAAGGTGATTGATTTTGGCTCCAGTTGTTACGAACATCAGCGTGTCTACACGTACATTCAGTCGCGTTTTTATCGGGCACCGGAGGTGATTCTTGGTGCTCGGTATGGGATGCCTATTGATATGTGGAGCTTGGGCTGTATTCTAGCAGAGCTCCTTACAGGTTACCCTCTCTTGCCTGGGGAAGATGAAGGGGACCAGTTGGCTTGTATGATTGAACTCTTGGGCATGCCTGCCCCCAAACTTCTAGACGCATCCAAACGAGCCAAAAATTTTGTGAGCTCTAAGGGTTATCCCCGGTACTGCACTGTTACAACTCTGTCCGACGGCTCCATCATTCTGAATGGTGGCCGCTCCCGAAGGGGGAAACTGAGGGGCCCGCCAGAGAGTAGAGAGTGGGGCACTGCACTTAAGGGGTGTGATGATCCgcttttccttgatttcttgaaaCAGTGTTTGGAATGGGATCCTGCCATACGCATGACCCCCGGCCAGGCGTTGAGACACCCCTGGCTTCGGAGGCGCCTGCCAAAGCCTCCAACTGGGGAGAAGACAGCAGCAAAACGGATAACAGAGAGC